In Erigeron canadensis isolate Cc75 chromosome 7, C_canadensis_v1, whole genome shotgun sequence, one DNA window encodes the following:
- the LOC122608634 gene encoding transcription factor PRE3-like, with amino-acid sequence MSSRRSRSRQSSTAANCMITDDQINDLVSKLNHLLPEIRNNRSSHDKVSAARVLQETCNYIKSLHREVEDLSERLSELLDNTDSTQASIIRSLLMQ; translated from the exons ATGTCGAGTAGAAGGTCAAGATCTAGGCAGTCGTCAACCGCTGCTAATTGTATGATCACTgatgatcaaatcaatgatTTGGTTTCTAAATTGAATCATCTTCTTCCTGAAATCCGGAATAATCGCTCCTCTCATGATAAG GTATCAGCAGCAAGAGTGTTACAAGAGACATGCAACTACATTAAAAGCTTGCATAGAGAAGTTGAGGATTTAAGTGAACGTTTATCAGAGTTGTTAGACAACACAGATTCAACCCAAGCTTCCATCATCAGAAGTCTACTTATGCAATAG
- the LOC122608981 gene encoding ABC transporter A family member 7-like yields MRRGGSSDVVAAMASSVGYYLYVQLKAKYGGSYVFTMIASSDHATDAENLAKGLSPNVNKTYQISGTQKFELPKAAIKIAGFSGNWVHAKSRFTIQAWGLADTTLEDVFIKVAREAQPFEILS; encoded by the exons ATGCGGCGGGGCGGTAGTAGCGATGTTGTGGCGGCTATGGCAAGTAGTGTAG GTTACTATCTCTATGTTCAGTTAAAGGCTAAATACGGTGGTTCATACGTGTTCACAATGATAGCATCCTCAGATCACGCAACTGATGCTGAAAACCTAGCAAAGGGTCTCTCACCAAATGTTAATAAGACATACCAAATATCCGGAACACAAAAATTTGAATTGCCAAAAGCAGCCATCAAAATAGCAGGTTTTTCGGGCAATTGGGTACACGCTAAAAGCAGGTTCACTATTCAGGCATGGGGGCTTGCAGACACTACTCTTGAGGATGTTTTCATCAAAGTTGCTCGAGAAGCTCAACCATTTGAAATTCTCTCATGA